The Streptomyces sp. CC0208 genome window below encodes:
- a CDS encoding FUSC family protein: MLKRVFMAADPGRVRLRFAARAVLGIGLAVVVCGLAGHSLAGAVTGGLAALLALFTVTDATVRGQALTTALLPVVGLPVLTAAAELHDHPVARDLTFLAVVGAGVYARRWGPRGHSLGVFAFMTFFVAQFLHATTDRLPELHAAVLLSVVTAAAVRFGLWCYERRLPPASVPAPPAGTGLARATTRQAVQAMAGAGFALVVGQLVSGQRWYWAVGATWWIFVNTASRGETLVRGFRRVLGTVIGIGLGLLVAVPLEGAPGPTAVLVAVCVFGIFYTAAVSYTWMMLWVTLLAELLYGLLGVLNPGLLALRLAETGVGAVGAVLAVLFVLPITTHSVTDAWIRRALRCVHACTAEAAARLAGVPGADPGGRVTELEQLLGRVRLSVAPLVHPLNPVPARKRRARHVLALLDGCAREIRGLVAVAADPEASHDARLTIACRRVEAAVEALTDGRDFPVADRPLAEEPALAHMHGLERALAELAAPLRSPSGSPLVGA; this comes from the coding sequence GTGCTGAAGAGGGTGTTCATGGCGGCGGACCCGGGCCGGGTCCGGTTGCGCTTCGCCGCGCGGGCGGTGCTCGGCATCGGCCTCGCCGTCGTGGTGTGCGGCCTCGCGGGCCACTCGCTCGCCGGTGCCGTCACCGGTGGCCTCGCCGCGCTGCTCGCCCTGTTCACCGTCACGGACGCCACCGTCCGGGGGCAGGCGCTCACCACGGCCCTGCTGCCCGTCGTCGGCCTTCCCGTCCTCACGGCCGCGGCCGAGCTGCACGACCACCCGGTCGCCCGCGACCTCACCTTCCTCGCCGTGGTGGGCGCGGGTGTGTACGCCCGGCGCTGGGGCCCGCGCGGACACAGCCTCGGCGTCTTCGCGTTCATGACCTTCTTCGTGGCGCAGTTCCTGCACGCGACCACCGACCGGCTGCCCGAGCTCCACGCCGCCGTGCTGCTGTCCGTGGTCACGGCGGCCGCGGTCCGCTTCGGCCTGTGGTGCTACGAGCGCCGACTGCCCCCGGCCTCCGTGCCGGCCCCGCCCGCCGGCACCGGCCTCGCCCGCGCCACCACCCGCCAGGCGGTCCAGGCCATGGCGGGTGCCGGCTTCGCCCTCGTCGTCGGCCAGCTCGTCTCCGGGCAGCGCTGGTACTGGGCCGTCGGCGCCACCTGGTGGATCTTCGTGAACACCGCTTCCCGTGGCGAGACCCTGGTGCGCGGCTTCCGCCGCGTCCTCGGCACGGTGATCGGCATCGGCCTCGGCCTGCTCGTCGCCGTACCGCTGGAGGGGGCACCGGGGCCCACGGCCGTCCTGGTCGCCGTCTGCGTCTTCGGCATCTTCTACACCGCCGCCGTCTCGTACACGTGGATGATGCTCTGGGTCACCCTGCTCGCCGAGCTCCTCTACGGCCTTCTCGGCGTCCTGAACCCCGGCCTGCTGGCGCTGCGGCTCGCGGAGACCGGCGTGGGCGCGGTCGGGGCCGTCCTGGCGGTGCTGTTCGTCCTGCCGATCACCACCCACAGCGTCACCGACGCCTGGATCCGGCGCGCCCTGCGCTGCGTCCACGCCTGCACCGCCGAGGCCGCGGCCCGCCTCGCGGGGGTGCCGGGTGCCGACCCGGGCGGCCGGGTGACCGAACTGGAACAACTGCTCGGCAGGGTCCGTCTCTCGGTGGCCCCGCTGGTCCACCCCCTCAACCCCGTGCCGGCCCGCAAGAGGCGTGCCCGCCACGTTCTCGCCCTCCTCGACGGCTGCGCTCGGGAGATCCGGGGCCTGGTCGCCGTCGCCGCCGACCCCGAGGCCTCGCACGACGCCCGCCTGACCATCGCGTGCCGACGGGTGGAGGCCGCTGTGGAGGCCCTCACGGACGGCAGGGACTTCCCGGTGGCGGACCGCCCCCTCGCCGAGGAACCCGCACTGGCCCATATGCACGGACTGGAACGAGCGCTCGCGGAGCTGGCGGCACCCCTGCGGTCCCCGTCCGGTTCGCCGCTGGTCGGAGCCTGA
- a CDS encoding lactonase family protein, giving the protein MADGGRRRAYIGSFTAAGGPGIVTATVAPDTGALKVLGGLNGVPDPSYLALSTDRGVLYAVSETAEGAVAAYRVTGDRPEPAGPPVAVDGNGPTHLAVHAGHVLTANYGSGSVTTVPLRADGSLASAPSGVLRHTGSGPHAPRQLGPHAHQVQPDPSGRWIVSVDLGTDSVRVCTLRDGVLDVHREIALRPGSGPRHLAFHPDGTRAYVLNELTPTLTVCRWDAEEGSLKPLNETQVLAGAPAGDAYPSGVVTSPDGRFVWTATRGEDVLSTFAVEGDDLRLVGTVVCGGHWPRDLAESGGFLYVANERSGEVTWFAVDPATGLPRYEGTIEVPAASCVIFG; this is encoded by the coding sequence GTGGCAGACGGCGGGCGGCGACGGGCCTACATCGGGTCGTTCACGGCGGCGGGAGGCCCCGGCATCGTGACGGCGACGGTGGCCCCGGACACGGGTGCGCTGAAGGTACTGGGCGGACTGAACGGCGTACCCGATCCGTCGTATCTCGCCCTGTCGACCGACAGGGGCGTGCTCTACGCGGTCAGTGAGACGGCCGAGGGCGCGGTGGCCGCGTACCGGGTGACCGGCGACCGCCCCGAGCCGGCCGGCCCCCCGGTGGCGGTGGACGGGAACGGGCCCACGCACCTCGCCGTGCACGCCGGACACGTCCTGACCGCCAACTACGGCTCCGGCAGCGTCACCACCGTGCCGCTGCGCGCCGACGGCTCCCTCGCGAGCGCCCCCTCCGGAGTGCTCCGGCACACCGGCTCGGGCCCGCACGCGCCCCGCCAGCTGGGCCCGCACGCCCACCAGGTGCAGCCCGACCCGAGCGGACGGTGGATCGTCAGCGTCGACCTCGGCACGGACTCCGTACGGGTGTGCACCCTGAGGGACGGGGTGCTCGACGTGCACCGCGAGATCGCCCTGCGCCCCGGCTCGGGGCCGCGCCACCTGGCCTTCCACCCCGACGGCACCCGCGCCTATGTCCTCAACGAGCTCACCCCGACCCTCACCGTCTGCCGCTGGGACGCCGAGGAAGGCTCCCTGAAGCCCCTGAACGAGACCCAGGTGCTCGCGGGCGCCCCGGCGGGCGATGCGTACCCGTCAGGAGTCGTCACGTCCCCCGACGGCCGCTTCGTGTGGACCGCCACCCGCGGCGAGGACGTCCTGTCCACGTTCGCCGTCGAGGGCGACGACCTGCGGCTGGTCGGCACGGTCGTCTGCGGCGGCCACTGGCCCCGGGACCTCGCCGAGTCCGGCGGATTCCTGTACGTGGCGAACGAGCGCTCCGGCGAGGTGACCTGGTTCGCCGTGGACCCGGCGACCGGCCTGCCCAGGTACGAGGGCACGATCGAGGTACCGGCCGCCTCCTGCGTGATCTTCGGCTGA
- a CDS encoding BadF/BadG/BcrA/BcrD ATPase family protein: MSLNGTGAGDGFLAVDSGGSGLRVVIGVPGRGTTAPRTSRVPVRTGPRGIDPGHLMEQLVPLVRALEPEAGVSRLGTAVVGAAGMATLGDALRAELPTALEREFGVRTVALVADAVTAYTGALGPRPGAVVAAGTGLVAIGTDLTSWRRADGWGHLLGDCGGGAWIGRAGLEAALRAHDGRPGGSAALLARAEESFGPVRELPGRLYPRADRPAVLASFAPRVADCAESDPVARGILREAARHMADSAAAVCPAEGQAHVSLTGGLFRMGAALLVPLEEELERRLPHARRVPAAGGPLDGSVQIATELAHNALDLPHDEAMLYVVTPKRG; the protein is encoded by the coding sequence TTGTCACTCAACGGCACCGGTGCGGGGGACGGGTTCCTCGCCGTCGACTCCGGCGGCTCCGGCCTGCGGGTCGTCATCGGCGTCCCCGGCCGGGGGACCACGGCCCCGCGAACGTCGCGGGTACCGGTCCGGACGGGGCCGCGCGGTATCGACCCGGGGCATCTGATGGAGCAACTGGTGCCCCTGGTCCGGGCCCTGGAGCCGGAAGCGGGAGTGAGCAGGCTCGGCACCGCCGTCGTCGGGGCGGCCGGCATGGCGACCCTGGGCGATGCCCTGCGGGCCGAGCTTCCCACCGCGCTGGAGCGGGAGTTCGGGGTACGGACCGTCGCGCTCGTCGCGGACGCGGTGACCGCCTACACCGGCGCACTCGGACCGCGCCCGGGTGCGGTCGTGGCCGCCGGTACCGGTCTCGTCGCGATCGGCACCGACCTCACGTCCTGGCGCCGGGCGGACGGCTGGGGACATCTGCTGGGCGACTGCGGGGGCGGCGCGTGGATCGGGCGGGCCGGGCTGGAGGCCGCCCTGCGTGCCCACGACGGGAGGCCCGGGGGGTCGGCGGCGCTGCTGGCCCGGGCCGAGGAGTCGTTCGGACCGGTGCGGGAGCTGCCCGGCCGGCTCTACCCGCGTGCGGACCGGCCCGCCGTGCTCGCCTCGTTCGCGCCCCGGGTGGCCGACTGCGCCGAGAGCGACCCGGTGGCCAGGGGGATCCTGCGCGAGGCGGCCCGGCACATGGCCGATTCCGCGGCCGCGGTCTGTCCGGCGGAGGGCCAGGCGCATGTCAGCCTCACCGGTGGCTTGTTCAGGATGGGTGCCGCCCTGCTCGTACCACTGGAGGAGGAGCTGGAGCGACGGCTGCCGCACGCGCGGCGGGTCCCGGCGGCGGGCGGACCGTTGGACGGATCCGTGCAGATCGCCACAGAACTGGCGCACAATGCGCTCGACCTGCCCCACGACGAGGCGATGTTGTACGTGGTGACCCCAAAGAGGGGCTGA
- a CDS encoding uracil-DNA glycosylase — translation MAPRPLHELVEAGWAKALEPVAERIAAMGDFLRAEIAAGRTYLPAGANVLRAFQQPFDGVRVLIVGQDPYPTPGMAIGLSFAVAPEVRSLPGSLENIFREMHSDLGLPRPSNGDLTPWTEQGVLLLNRALTTAPRKPGAHRGQGWEEVTEQAIRALAGRGKPLVSILWGRDARNLRPLLGDLPAIESAHPSPMSADRGFFGSRPFSRANDLLVGQGGQPVNWQLP, via the coding sequence GTGGCACCACGACCCTTGCATGAACTTGTCGAAGCAGGCTGGGCGAAGGCTCTTGAACCTGTGGCCGAACGCATCGCGGCCATGGGGGACTTCCTCCGGGCCGAGATAGCGGCCGGCCGGACCTATCTGCCGGCCGGGGCGAACGTCCTGAGGGCCTTTCAGCAGCCCTTCGACGGCGTCCGCGTCCTGATCGTCGGCCAGGACCCCTATCCCACGCCGGGAATGGCGATCGGGCTGAGCTTCGCGGTGGCGCCCGAGGTGCGTTCGTTGCCGGGCAGCCTGGAGAACATCTTCCGGGAGATGCACTCCGATCTCGGGCTGCCCAGGCCGTCCAACGGCGACCTCACGCCGTGGACCGAACAGGGCGTGCTGCTGCTCAACAGGGCGCTGACGACGGCCCCGCGCAAGCCCGGCGCGCACCGCGGACAGGGCTGGGAGGAAGTCACCGAGCAGGCCATCCGGGCGTTGGCGGGGCGCGGGAAGCCGCTGGTGTCGATCCTGTGGGGGCGTGACGCGCGCAACCTCCGCCCCCTTCTCGGCGACCTCCCGGCGATCGAGTCGGCCCATCCGTCACCGATGTCGGCGGACCGCGGCTTCTTCGGTTCGCGCCCGTTCAGCCGCGCCAATGACCTGCTGGTCGGCCAGGGCGGACAGCCGGTGAACTGGCAACTGCCGTAG
- a CDS encoding LamG-like jellyroll fold domain-containing protein: MPSQPGPSRRTVLTALGAASLAGTFAATPAAPASAAEGSGTTADAAAVALPAAAAHWTFDEGSGTSAADSSGNGRTATLQGAAAWDTGKVGAHSLSLTGGGNATASGPVVDTSQAFSVAAWVNLAQLGGYQTAVSIDGKVVSAFYLGLRDDTGTFAFARLDSDATQNAAVAAAASAPTVGTWTHLVGVSDPSAGVTRLYVNGVLEGETAYTAGWAGTGATAVGRALYGGGQVDQWHGLIDDVQLFPTALTSDQVATLAGVPVETTTPLLSVDVAHPAHAVSPILPGLMFEDINHSGEGGIYAELVQNRSMMADDTAPVHWSAVGGTTLALDTATPLNDVLKRSLKVVLPSGTGAGNRAGVANDGFWGIPVRPRTTYTARLFAKASRRIGPLTVTVESADGTTVYASAHLPRIGTAFPDRPFELTLRTGAGAPVTGDARLTVTTADPAAAGETLWLQHVSLFPPTYNHRPNGLRVDLMEKLVALKPKFLRFPGGNFLEGNTIATRFNWKNTIGPVWERPGHMDDAWGYWSTDGLGLLEYLEWVEDLRAQPVLAVFAGYALRGEHVTGDALKPYIQDALDEIEYVTGPVTSPWGARRAADGHPKPFPLEFVEIGNEDWFDSSGSYDERFAAFHDAIKAKYPHLKLIASTTVTSRTPDLIDEHYYLAPSAAQAATHKYDNRDRGSTKVFVGEWAAQEGRPTPDLNAALGDAAWLAGLIRNSDQVLMECYAPLFSHVKNNVWATNLIAYDNLNSYVSPSYWAQQMLTSRLGDTVLPATARALPGLATVATRAGNRLYVAVVNSGTQKVEVPVELKGLVKGVRKNATATVLTGPSRTATNTLTDPAALVPRTSTVTGAAAAFTSTLPPLSVTVLELVLT; this comes from the coding sequence ATGCCCTCACAACCCGGACCGTCCCGCAGGACCGTCCTGACCGCCCTCGGTGCCGCGTCCCTGGCGGGTACCTTCGCCGCCACTCCCGCCGCTCCCGCCTCGGCCGCCGAGGGCTCCGGCACGACCGCGGACGCCGCTGCCGTGGCCCTCCCCGCGGCGGCCGCGCACTGGACCTTCGACGAGGGCTCCGGAACCTCCGCCGCCGACTCGTCCGGCAACGGCCGCACCGCCACGCTCCAGGGGGCGGCCGCCTGGGACACCGGCAAGGTCGGCGCCCACAGCCTCAGCCTCACCGGCGGCGGCAACGCCACCGCGTCCGGGCCCGTCGTCGACACTTCGCAGGCGTTCTCGGTGGCCGCCTGGGTCAACCTCGCTCAACTGGGCGGCTATCAGACCGCCGTGAGCATCGACGGCAAGGTCGTCAGCGCCTTCTACCTGGGGCTACGCGACGACACCGGCACCTTCGCCTTCGCCCGCCTCGACTCGGACGCCACCCAGAACGCCGCCGTGGCGGCCGCCGCCTCGGCCCCCACCGTCGGCACCTGGACCCATCTGGTCGGCGTCAGCGACCCCTCGGCCGGTGTCACCCGCCTCTACGTCAACGGTGTGCTGGAAGGGGAGACCGCCTACACCGCGGGCTGGGCCGGCACCGGCGCCACCGCCGTCGGCAGGGCGCTCTACGGCGGCGGGCAGGTCGACCAGTGGCACGGCCTGATCGACGACGTACAGCTGTTCCCCACCGCCCTGACCTCCGACCAGGTCGCGACACTGGCCGGAGTGCCGGTGGAGACCACGACACCGCTGCTGAGCGTGGACGTCGCCCACCCCGCACACGCCGTCTCCCCCATCCTTCCCGGCCTGATGTTCGAGGACATCAACCACTCCGGCGAGGGCGGCATCTACGCCGAGCTGGTGCAGAACCGCTCGATGATGGCCGACGACACCGCACCCGTGCACTGGTCAGCCGTCGGCGGGACGACCCTCGCGCTCGACACCGCCACCCCCCTCAACGACGTCCTCAAGCGCTCCCTCAAGGTCGTGCTGCCGAGCGGCACCGGTGCCGGGAACCGGGCCGGGGTGGCCAATGACGGCTTCTGGGGCATACCCGTGCGGCCCCGCACCACCTACACCGCCCGGCTGTTCGCCAAGGCGTCGCGCCGGATCGGCCCGCTCACGGTGACCGTCGAGTCGGCGGACGGCACGACGGTGTACGCCTCCGCCCACCTGCCCCGCATCGGCACCGCCTTCCCCGACCGCCCCTTCGAACTGACCCTGCGCACCGGTGCGGGCGCCCCCGTCACCGGTGACGCGAGACTGACCGTCACCACCGCCGACCCGGCCGCCGCGGGCGAGACGCTGTGGCTCCAGCACGTGTCCCTGTTCCCGCCCACCTACAACCACCGGCCCAACGGTCTGCGCGTCGACCTGATGGAGAAACTGGTCGCCCTGAAACCGAAGTTCCTGCGCTTCCCCGGCGGCAACTTCCTGGAGGGCAACACCATCGCGACCCGCTTCAACTGGAAGAACACCATCGGTCCGGTCTGGGAGCGCCCCGGTCACATGGACGACGCGTGGGGCTACTGGTCCACGGACGGGCTCGGACTCCTCGAATACCTGGAGTGGGTCGAGGACCTGCGCGCCCAGCCGGTCCTCGCCGTCTTCGCCGGATACGCGCTGAGGGGCGAACACGTCACCGGCGACGCGCTGAAGCCGTACATCCAGGACGCCCTCGACGAGATCGAGTACGTCACGGGCCCGGTCACCAGCCCGTGGGGCGCCCGGCGTGCGGCCGACGGCCACCCGAAGCCGTTCCCGCTGGAGTTCGTCGAGATCGGCAACGAGGACTGGTTCGACTCCTCCGGCTCCTACGACGAGCGGTTCGCGGCCTTCCACGACGCGATCAAGGCGAAGTACCCGCACCTGAAGCTGATCGCCTCGACGACGGTCACGAGCCGCACGCCGGACCTGATCGACGAGCACTACTACCTCGCGCCGTCCGCCGCGCAGGCCGCCACGCACAAGTACGACAACCGGGACCGCGGTTCGACGAAGGTCTTCGTCGGTGAGTGGGCCGCACAGGAGGGCCGTCCCACACCCGACCTGAACGCCGCACTGGGCGACGCCGCCTGGCTGGCCGGTCTGATCCGCAACTCGGACCAGGTCCTGATGGAGTGCTACGCACCGCTCTTCTCCCACGTCAAGAACAACGTCTGGGCGACCAACCTGATCGCCTACGACAACCTGAACAGCTACGTCTCCCCCAGTTACTGGGCGCAGCAGATGCTGACGAGCAGGCTGGGCGACACGGTGCTGCCGGCCACCGCGCGTGCGCTCCCCGGCCTCGCGACCGTGGCCACCCGTGCCGGGAACCGTCTCTACGTCGCGGTCGTCAACTCCGGGACGCAGAAGGTGGAGGTGCCGGTCGAACTGAAGGGCCTGGTCAAGGGAGTCAGGAAGAACGCCACCGCCACCGTGCTGACCGGTCCCTCGCGCACCGCCACGAACACGCTGACCGATCCCGCCGCGCTGGTGCCCAGGACGAGCACGGTGACCGGGGCCGCGGCGGCGTTCACCAGCACGCTGCCGCCGCTGTCCGTCACGGTTCTGGAGCTCGTCCTGACCTGA